In the Ptychodera flava strain L36383 chromosome 1, AS_Pfla_20210202, whole genome shotgun sequence genome, GAAGAAAGTGGACCCCATGTCGATGAAACGAGGGATGACATTCTTACACCATGTGGCAATGAGTAACAAGTACAAGCTGATTGCTCCTCTGTATGCGCTCTGTAACTACGGCGAACTTCTCCAGGTGCGCGCTGGTGACGAATCGCAGTTCACTGGGATGACGCCCATAGAGGTTGCCGAAAAGATGAAAAACCGATCTGTGcttcagaaattgaaaattcataaaatgtttgAGGACAGCCTGAGTGATCTTCACATCGCAGCACGAGACGGCGATGTTCAGAAAGTGGAGGAACTATGTCAGGGGGAGTACTTGTACAAAGTTGACGTTCGTGGGCTTTATGGAAATACAGCACTTTACACAGCGTGTGTTAGTGGCAAGCTGGACGTGGCAAAACAACTGATAAAATATGGAGCCAACCAACGGCAAAGAAATGACTGGGGAGACACCATACTTCATCGGTCGGCAAGATGGGGACAAACAGAAATACTGAGGTACTTGTTGGAGAATGATCCATACCTTGATATCAATACCATGAATTATGACGGATGCACGGCCTTGCATATGGCTGCATTGTATGGAAGTTTACCAGCGGTGCAACTCTTATTGGAATAT is a window encoding:
- the LOC139137321 gene encoding ankyrin repeat, PH and SEC7 domain containing protein secG-like, with translation MNTILGTLYPFHGRGPDPVEEVFTAINNNKGYIMAECLKKVDPMSMKRGMTFLHHVAMSNKYKLIAPLYALCNYGELLQVRAGDESQFTGMTPIEVAEKMKNRSVLQKLKIHKMFEDSLSDLHIAARDGDVQKVEELCQGEYLYKVDVRGLYGNTALYTACVSGKLDVAKQLIKYGANQRQRNDWGDTILHRSARWGQTEILRYLLENDPYLDINTMNYDGCTALHMAALYGSLPAVQLLLEYDAYPRARNNNGRTPLDYAHEEGHHQISLALQNV